The proteins below are encoded in one region of Oreochromis niloticus isolate F11D_XX linkage group LG6, O_niloticus_UMD_NMBU, whole genome shotgun sequence:
- the cldnd1b gene encoding claudin domain-containing protein 1b: MVDNRYATALVIGSVLSLLATVYLSVAVGTQHWYEYNTQEANNTTNSEPIFPMNGTLALWWRCILVASPSYWFKSPDRKMETRCSSFSLSDQLGTKYKPGNEEEDLLRTYLWRCQFLLPLVSLALVFLSVLVGVCACLCRSFTPTFCVGVLHLLAGLCSLGTVCCFLAGVDLVHQYFPLPAGVEGTLGWSLYLALISFPLQMMAAALFLWAAKSHRKNYTRMTAYRVA; the protein is encoded by the exons ATGGTGGATAACCGGTACGCCACAGCTCTGGTCATCGGCTCCGTGCTGAGCCTGCTGGCCACGGTGTACCTCTCCGTGGCTGTGGGGACTCAGCACTGGTATGAGTACAATACCCAGGAAGCTAATAATACAACCAACAGCGAACCCATATTCCCCATGAACGGCACTCTGGCACTATGGTGGAGGTGTATCCTGGTAGCCAGCCCCTCATACTGGTTCAAATCTCCAG ATCGCAAGATGGAAACCCGCTGTTCAAGCTTTAGTCTTTCTGATCAGTTAGGTACAAAGTACAAACCTGGAAATGAGGAGGAAGACCTGCTAAGAACAT ACTTGTGGAGGTGCCAGTTTCTGCTGCCCTTGGTGTCTCTGGCGCTGGTGTTCCTCAGTGTCCTCGTTGGGGTCTGTGCCTGCTTGTGCCGCAGCTTTACACCGACCTTCTGTGTGGGAGTGCTCCATCTTCTTGCAg GTCTGTGTTCTCTGGGCACCGTCTGCTGTTTCCTGGCCGGGGTGGATTTGGTCCACCAGTATTTCCCTCTGCCTGCTGGGGTGGAGGGCACCTTGGGCTGGTCTCTTTACCTTGCCCTCATATCCTTCCCTCTGCAGATGAtggcagctgctctgttcctgtgGGCGGCCAAAAGTCATCGCAAAAATTACACTCGCATGACCGCTTACAGGGTAGCGTGA
- the LOC100698506 gene encoding N-acyl-aromatic-L-amino acid amidohydrolase (carboxylate-forming) B: protein MESVSFPLLSRVAICGGTHGNEMTGVYMMRHLQKEKIDKIGSVSVSTVLSNPRAVEVCRRYVETDLNRCFTEALLNSPVTDSTPYELRRAQELNAQIGPKGSKEAVDLLIDIHNTTSNMGLCLIFYSIDWFTLHILKYLQSKMTSVEVRAIQLDIPISEAYSLESVGKHGFAIEVGPQPNGVVRADIYNMVKEAVDHVFSWLQEFNSGSTFEEGEVEAYTLVKSIDYPRNPVTGEITAAIHSQLQDNDFKLLQRGDPIFLSFSGETVKYDDEDLYPFFVNECAYYEKKIAFHLARKIKLTLPPIKVTG, encoded by the exons ATGGAGTCCGTGTCTTTCCCACTGCTGTCCAGGGTTGCCATTTGTGGTGGCACTCATGGAAATGAGATGACAGGGGTTTACATGATGAGACATTTGCAGAAAGAGAAGATAGATAAAATTGGATCTGTTTCTGTCTCCACTGTCCTGTCAAACCCACGGGCTGTGGAGGTTTGCAGGAGATACGTAGAAACCGACCTTAACCGCTGTTTCACAGAAGCCTTGCTAAA TTCCCCAGTAACAGATTCAACACCCTATGAACTGAGACGAGCTCAGGAGCTGAACGCTCAAATTGGGCCCAAAGGAAGCAAAGAGGCCGTGGACCTGCTCATAGACATCCACAACACCACTTCCAACATGGGCCTCTGCCTCATCTTTTACTCCATAGACTGGTTCACCCTACACATTCTCAAATACCTACAG AGTAAAATGACTTCTGTGGAAGTTAGAGCAATCCAGCTGGACATACCGATCTCTGAGGCTTATTCTTTAGAATCGGTGGGCAAGCATGGCTTTG CAATAGAGGTTGGCCCACAGCCCAATGGTGTGGTCAGAGCGGATATCTATAACATGGTGAAAGAGGCAGTGGATCATGTATTCAGTTGGCTTCAGGAATTCAATTCTG GAAGCACATTTGAAGAAGGTGAAGTAGAAGCATACACCTTGGTGAAAAGCATAGATTACCCTAGGAATCCAGTGACTGGGGAAATCACTGCTGCCATACATTCCCAGCTACAG GATAATGACTTCAAGCTTCTGCAGCGGGGCGATCCGATATTCCTGTCATTTTCCGGGGAGACAGTGAAGTATGACGATGAAGACCTCTACCCTTTCTTTGTCAATGAGTGCGCCTACTACGAGAAGAAGATCGCTTTTCATTTAGCTCGAAAGATAAAATTGACACTTCCACCCATAAAAGTGACAGGCTGA